The Lactobacillus sp. CBA3605 genome contains a region encoding:
- a CDS encoding LacI family DNA-binding transcriptional regulator, giving the protein MTTIREIAAQAGYSPATVSRLLNNDPTFSISDTARKRILKTVQSLNYQRPNTTHGLAYKIAVIFSVQPQKELADVYYSNLRKSIIDHGDKANLVLTFYHNIEAVPTPIDGLIAVGQFRPNQLQQLQSLSPHRIFVDANPDPHHFSSVQPNLMAMTERAINLFRQQHRTPIGFIGGGYWNTQQSDTGHLDDRRKFFESYMRELNLYDDRFVFIGKDFSVESGYALGQKIVASQSDQSLPKGFLIASDSLSVGVLQAFNENKITVPTDTTIISINDIDIARYVSPPLTTFRIDTNELGRVAIDTLKAALIFKTTDNRTILLDANLIYRKSFPKLGTQATN; this is encoded by the coding sequence TTGACTACTATTAGAGAAATTGCTGCGCAAGCAGGTTACTCGCCAGCAACTGTTTCACGTTTATTAAACAATGATCCGACATTTTCAATTTCGGATACTGCTCGTAAGCGAATTCTAAAAACAGTTCAAAGTTTGAATTATCAACGTCCAAATACGACCCACGGCTTAGCTTATAAAATTGCCGTAATTTTTTCTGTTCAACCTCAAAAAGAACTGGCAGATGTTTACTATAGTAATTTACGTAAAAGCATCATTGATCATGGTGACAAAGCTAACTTGGTGTTAACCTTTTATCACAATATCGAAGCAGTTCCTACCCCGATTGATGGCCTGATTGCGGTTGGTCAATTCCGACCAAATCAACTACAACAATTACAATCCTTATCACCACATCGAATCTTCGTGGATGCTAACCCTGACCCTCACCACTTTAGTTCCGTACAACCCAATCTAATGGCTATGACTGAACGAGCTATTAATTTATTTCGTCAACAACATCGAACTCCCATCGGCTTTATCGGTGGCGGTTACTGGAATACACAACAATCTGATACGGGCCATCTAGATGATCGACGTAAATTTTTTGAAAGCTATATGCGTGAATTGAACCTATATGATGATCGTTTTGTCTTCATTGGTAAAGACTTCTCAGTCGAAAGCGGTTATGCCCTAGGCCAAAAGATAGTCGCTTCTCAATCAGATCAGTCCCTTCCCAAGGGCTTTTTAATTGCTTCGGATTCTTTATCTGTTGGGGTCCTACAAGCCTTCAATGAAAATAAGATTACCGTGCCAACAGACACAACTATTATCAGCATTAATGACATTGACATTGCACGTTACGTTTCACCACCATTAACAACTTTCCGAATTGATACCAACGAACTAGGACGTGTTGCTATTGACACTTTAAAAGCCGCCTTAATTTTTAAGACAACCGATAACCGTACCATTCTGTTAGATGCCAATTTAATTTATCGCAAAAGTTTTCCCAAACTTGGAACTCAAGCCACAAATTAG
- a CDS encoding NAD(P)-dependent alcohol dehydrogenase — protein MKIKAAVVDQFNDPFVIKDDIELAEMGPTDLQVKLVASGICHSDEAIRKGDASLGYPVILGHEGSGIIEKVGPQVKDFSVGDHIVMSFYADGTCDNCLKGMPTKCRHYADYNLSGTRPDGSDHFQENGTHVSDMFDQSSFTTHTVIDQRNAVKVDKTLDLRRLGPLGCGYVTGSGTVLNSLQPRPGQTIAVFGTGAVGLAAMMAGKISGCTEVIAVDIVDSRLALAKELGATHTINSKTEDPVAAIKKLTNGYGVDFTVDTTGVEPVMVAAIHALAQGGTAALIAVTSKNITISSWNDLCVDDKKVIGVNMGDAIPQVDVPRLIDFYQHGMFPFEKTEKFYKFADINQANADSVSGKTIKPVLIIDEDYQPEA, from the coding sequence ATGAAAATTAAAGCAGCAGTTGTTGATCAATTTAATGATCCATTCGTCATTAAAGACGATATTGAATTGGCTGAAATGGGACCAACTGATTTACAAGTTAAACTAGTTGCGAGTGGAATTTGCCACTCGGATGAAGCGATTCGTAAAGGGGACGCTTCCCTAGGTTATCCGGTTATTCTCGGTCATGAAGGTTCTGGGATTATTGAAAAAGTTGGTCCTCAAGTGAAAGATTTTAGCGTAGGCGATCATATTGTCATGTCTTTTTACGCCGATGGCACTTGTGACAATTGTTTAAAAGGGATGCCAACTAAATGCCGCCACTATGCCGACTATAATTTGAGCGGCACACGGCCAGATGGATCCGATCATTTCCAAGAAAACGGCACCCATGTCAGTGATATGTTTGACCAATCCTCATTCACAACTCATACGGTTATTGACCAGCGCAATGCCGTTAAAGTCGACAAAACCTTAGATTTACGGCGCTTAGGACCTTTAGGCTGTGGCTATGTCACTGGCAGTGGCACCGTTTTGAACAGTCTACAACCACGTCCCGGCCAAACGATCGCCGTCTTTGGGACTGGTGCGGTTGGTTTAGCAGCAATGATGGCTGGTAAAATTTCTGGTTGTACCGAAGTTATTGCGGTCGACATCGTGGATTCTCGCTTAGCCTTAGCGAAAGAACTAGGTGCAACTCACACGATTAACAGTAAAACGGAAGATCCAGTGGCAGCCATCAAAAAGTTAACCAATGGCTACGGTGTTGATTTCACTGTTGATACGACTGGGGTAGAACCCGTAATGGTCGCTGCTATTCATGCCTTGGCTCAAGGTGGGACTGCCGCTTTAATTGCTGTTACGTCTAAGAATATTACTATCAGTTCATGGAATGACCTCTGTGTTGATGATAAAAAAGTTATCGGGGTTAACATGGGGGATGCCATTCCTCAAGTCGACGTGCCACGCCTCATTGACTTCTATCAACATGGTATGTTCCCATTTGAAAAGACCGAAAAGTTCTACAAGTTTGCGGATATTAATCAAGCCAATGCAGACTCAGTGAGTGGTAAAACCATCAAGCCCGTCCTAATTATTGACGAAGACTATCAACCTGAAGCTTAA
- a CDS encoding DMT family transporter produces MKGIMWAMLASTLWGISGTVMQFISQNQAIPADWFLSVRTLSAGIILLAIGFMQRGMGIFKIFKSWRSAGQLLAYATVGLMANMYTFYVSIEEGSAASATILQYLSPLFIVLGTLVFKREWPLRTDMIAFGVSLLGVFLAITRGNIHELAIPMNALIWGILSGVTAALYVVLPRRIVAENSPIIVLGWGTLIAGILFNLYHPLWRGAPTITPRLVVSIGAVVLIGTIFAFSALLHSLQYAPSAVVSIVDAVQPVVTFILSIIFLNLKVSIVEIIGSILVVFAIYILQHYRSKSTLD; encoded by the coding sequence ATGAAAGGTATTATGTGGGCCATGTTGGCCTCAACCCTTTGGGGGATTTCTGGCACGGTCATGCAGTTCATTTCGCAAAACCAAGCGATTCCAGCAGACTGGTTCTTATCAGTACGGACACTATCTGCCGGGATTATTCTACTGGCAATTGGGTTTATGCAACGTGGCATGGGTATTTTTAAGATTTTTAAGAGTTGGCGTTCAGCTGGGCAACTGTTGGCGTATGCCACAGTTGGGCTGATGGCGAATATGTATACCTTTTACGTTAGTATTGAAGAAGGAAGTGCAGCGTCAGCGACAATTCTACAGTATCTAAGTCCGCTATTTATTGTGCTGGGAACGTTAGTGTTCAAGCGTGAATGGCCTTTGCGTACCGATATGATTGCTTTTGGGGTTTCGCTGTTAGGTGTCTTTTTGGCGATTACGCGGGGGAATATTCATGAATTAGCGATTCCGATGAATGCGCTCATTTGGGGAATTTTGTCGGGGGTTACGGCGGCCTTGTACGTGGTCTTGCCCCGGCGAATTGTTGCTGAAAACTCCCCAATTATCGTTTTGGGTTGGGGGACTTTAATTGCCGGGATTCTATTCAATCTCTATCATCCACTTTGGCGTGGTGCCCCAACTATTACGCCAAGATTAGTGGTTTCAATTGGCGCCGTTGTCTTAATTGGGACGATCTTTGCGTTTTCAGCATTATTGCATAGCTTACAATACGCGCCTTCTGCGGTTGTTAGTATTGTTGATGCTGTGCAACCGGTGGTGACATTCATATTGAGTATTATTTTCTTGAATCTAAAAGTTAGCATCGTTGAAATTATTGGCTCAATCTTAGTCGTTTTTGCTATTTATATTTTGCAGCATTATCGTAGTAAATCAACGTTAGATTAA
- a CDS encoding VIT family protein: MLRTKTKSKKTQQTMDEKLNTLRAGVLGSNDGILTVVGVLFSVAAATSNQFTIFIAGLSDLLACAFSMASGEYASVSTQKDTEKSVVERERQLLETNFDDELAAVKRHYRALGVTEQTSQAIAEDLLAKQPLKTMASIKYDIQLGHYMNPWDAAFSSLFSASAGGVFPLVAMTFLPTALKWPGTILAVSLSVALTGYLSAVLGKGNVKTAVTRNVIVGIITMFIHYYIGTLF; encoded by the coding sequence ATGTTGAGAACAAAGACAAAATCAAAAAAAACGCAACAGACCATGGACGAAAAGTTGAATACGTTGCGAGCTGGTGTATTAGGGTCAAATGATGGGATTTTAACCGTTGTCGGGGTGCTTTTTAGTGTCGCCGCAGCGACTAGTAATCAGTTTACAATTTTTATTGCGGGACTATCGGATCTATTGGCTTGTGCTTTTTCGATGGCTTCTGGCGAGTATGCGTCGGTCAGTACTCAAAAAGATACGGAAAAGTCAGTCGTTGAACGGGAACGGCAGTTGTTAGAGACCAACTTTGATGATGAACTAGCCGCAGTTAAACGCCATTATCGGGCTTTAGGGGTGACGGAACAGACATCACAGGCGATTGCGGAAGATTTGTTAGCAAAGCAGCCCTTGAAGACCATGGCGAGTATCAAGTATGACATTCAATTAGGCCATTATATGAATCCTTGGGATGCGGCCTTTTCGTCATTATTTTCAGCTTCAGCAGGTGGCGTCTTCCCATTGGTAGCCATGACTTTTTTACCGACAGCTTTAAAATGGCCTGGAACAATTCTGGCCGTATCTTTGTCAGTGGCGTTAACCGGTTATTTATCAGCGGTACTTGGTAAAGGGAACGTTAAAACGGCCGTTACACGTAATGTGATTGTGGGTATTATTACAATGTTTATTCATTATTATATTGGGACGTTATTTTAA
- a CDS encoding VIT family protein — MKQKMTLAQRVNILRASVMGANDGILSVAGIVVGVAGATTNSFSILISGLAGMLAGTISMAMGEYVSVNTQKDAQKMAIQRQKTALSQHYDDEVAMVTKKYVDQGISAPLAAQATKEMMQEDALITTVRERYGFNPSEFISPYAAGIASMIAFPTGSILPLVSITFFPARIKILATVVAVAVALAITGYIAAVLGNSDRKHGVLRNVVSGLLTMIVTYFIGHLFA, encoded by the coding sequence ATGAAACAAAAAATGACCTTAGCACAACGGGTTAATATTTTGCGCGCTAGTGTCATGGGCGCTAATGATGGTATCTTATCAGTTGCGGGGATTGTTGTCGGGGTTGCTGGTGCCACAACGAATAGTTTTTCAATCTTAATTTCTGGGTTAGCTGGCATGTTGGCCGGAACAATTTCGATGGCGATGGGTGAATATGTTTCAGTTAATACCCAAAAAGATGCGCAAAAAATGGCGATTCAACGTCAAAAAACAGCGTTATCGCAGCATTACGACGATGAAGTTGCGATGGTAACTAAAAAGTATGTTGATCAAGGGATTAGTGCGCCATTAGCGGCCCAGGCAACTAAAGAAATGATGCAAGAAGATGCCTTGATTACGACAGTACGGGAACGTTACGGTTTTAATCCAAGCGAGTTTATCAGTCCCTATGCGGCCGGAATTGCATCCATGATTGCATTTCCAACGGGATCAATCTTACCGTTAGTCTCAATAACCTTTTTCCCAGCACGGATTAAGATTTTAGCGACGGTGGTAGCGGTCGCTGTGGCATTAGCCATTACCGGTTACATTGCTGCGGTCTTGGGTAATTCTGATCGTAAGCATGGGGTTTTACGGAATGTCGTCTCGGGATTATTAACGATGATTGTAACGTATTTTATTGGTCATTTATTTGCGTAG
- a CDS encoding choloylglycine hydrolase family protein, producing the protein MCTSLTYQTTGGDQFLARTMDFGFELGGRPVAIPRHHHFTSVTNATGFDAPYSFVGTGRDLNGYVLVDGVNEFGVSAAALYFSGQAHYAAEPVDGKTNLAPHELVMWLLGNLKSAAELGDRLDGLHITEAAAPLLNIVVPLHWIISDRSGATYVLEQEADGIHFMKNPVGVMTNSPDFDWHLKNLSNYVELQPESHVNRQYGDLEVKAFGPGTGALGMPGDYTSPSRFIRTVFMRTHTEAVTTDAAAVNALSHMLNSVEIPKGVKIKDDGSADYTQYRAYMSMNEPAFYMQPYNDQTITRVALTADLMNAAEPAEFPLATSQQFKAVN; encoded by the coding sequence ATGTGTACAAGTTTAACGTATCAAACCACGGGTGGTGATCAATTCTTAGCCCGGACAATGGATTTTGGATTTGAACTCGGTGGTCGGCCAGTGGCTATTCCACGGCACCATCACTTTACCAGCGTGACCAACGCGACCGGTTTTGATGCCCCTTATAGTTTTGTGGGTACTGGCCGTGATTTGAACGGTTACGTGCTCGTTGATGGTGTCAATGAATTTGGTGTGAGCGCAGCGGCGTTGTATTTTTCCGGTCAAGCGCATTATGCCGCAGAACCGGTTGACGGTAAGACTAATTTAGCCCCACATGAACTTGTCATGTGGCTCTTAGGTAATTTAAAGAGTGCTGCTGAATTAGGTGACCGCTTAGATGGGTTGCACATTACAGAAGCTGCAGCGCCTTTATTGAACATCGTAGTACCATTGCATTGGATCATCAGTGATCGTAGTGGGGCAACCTATGTTTTAGAGCAAGAAGCTGATGGCATTCATTTCATGAAGAATCCAGTGGGCGTTATGACGAATTCACCAGATTTTGATTGGCACTTGAAGAACCTCAGTAACTACGTTGAATTGCAACCAGAATCACATGTTAATCGACAATATGGCGATTTAGAAGTCAAAGCTTTTGGTCCCGGTACTGGGGCTTTAGGGATGCCTGGCGATTATACGTCACCATCACGCTTTATCCGGACAGTCTTTATGCGGACGCATACGGAAGCTGTCACTACGGATGCTGCGGCCGTAAACGCTTTGTCACACATGTTAAATTCTGTTGAAATTCCTAAGGGTGTTAAGATTAAAGATGATGGCTCTGCTGATTATACGCAGTATCGTGCTTATATGAGTATGAACGAACCAGCTTTTTATATGCAACCGTATAATGATCAAACCATCACGCGGGTTGCTTTAACGGCCGACTTAATGAACGCTGCTGAACCAGCTGAATTCCCATTAGCAACAAGTCAACAATTTAAAGCAGTTAATTAA
- a CDS encoding heavy metal translocating P-type ATPase: MQDMDMSKMDMHDMDMDMGGGQMMHMGNLKRKFWVSLILTIPLIIMSPMMGVSLPFQVVFRPWSDYLVAILGTIIFIYGGQPFFSGAKAEWANRKPAMMMLIAMGIGVAYVYSIYAVVANNLLQVTPMVTDFFWELATLIDIMLLGHWIEMNTVMNAGSAVDNLAKLLPSTAHKVVAGETKDVKISELVADDHVQVRAGEKIPADGVITSGASSVNEAMVTGEARLVEKQTDAKVVGGSVNGEGTFEMRVTGTGETGYLAQVMKLVTDAQAAKSSQENMADRVAGLLFYAALTVAIVAFIVWMIFGNLALALSIAVTVLVIACPHALGLAVPLVVARSTAIAASHGLLMRNRDAMEQVKKLNYALMDKTGTLTAGNFKVADYQSTTESLKADDVLAIMAGLENGSSHPLAVGILKAAKAQQLTPATASDVHQITGVGLSGTVAEKTVQIVSAAYLDRKKLAYDQATFNRLASAGNSVSFLIQADQVLGYVAQGDQIKPEAKNLIDSLIAQHITPVMLTGDNEQSAQVVAKQLGITTVHASLLPEDKAKLVKKYQADGSHVMMIGDGVNDAPSLASADIGVAIGSGTDVAIDSADIVLVKSNPNDVVEFLELARQTTRKMTQNLWWGAGYNVITIPLAAGVLAPIGFILNPMVGAVVMSLSTVIVAINAMTLRIKD, encoded by the coding sequence ATGCAAGATATGGATATGAGTAAAATGGACATGCATGATATGGACATGGATATGGGCGGTGGCCAGATGATGCATATGGGGAACTTAAAGCGGAAGTTCTGGGTCTCATTAATTTTAACGATACCGCTCATTATTATGAGTCCTATGATGGGCGTCAGCTTACCGTTTCAAGTTGTTTTCCGGCCATGGTCGGATTATCTGGTCGCAATTTTAGGGACGATCATCTTCATCTATGGGGGTCAGCCATTCTTTAGTGGGGCCAAAGCCGAATGGGCCAACCGTAAACCAGCGATGATGATGTTGATTGCGATGGGGATTGGCGTGGCATACGTGTACAGTATTTATGCGGTCGTTGCTAACAACTTATTACAAGTCACCCCAATGGTCACTGACTTTTTCTGGGAGTTAGCTACATTGATCGATATCATGTTACTCGGTCACTGGATTGAAATGAATACTGTAATGAACGCCGGTTCCGCGGTGGATAACTTGGCCAAGTTGTTACCAAGTACAGCGCACAAAGTAGTGGCTGGAGAAACTAAAGACGTTAAGATTTCAGAATTAGTTGCTGATGATCATGTTCAAGTTCGCGCTGGTGAAAAGATTCCAGCTGACGGGGTGATTACTAGTGGTGCCAGCAGTGTTAATGAAGCGATGGTTACTGGTGAAGCGCGCTTAGTTGAAAAGCAAACTGATGCCAAGGTCGTCGGCGGTTCGGTCAATGGTGAAGGAACCTTTGAAATGCGGGTTACTGGGACTGGTGAGACGGGTTACTTGGCGCAAGTCATGAAATTGGTCACTGATGCGCAAGCGGCTAAATCATCGCAAGAAAATATGGCCGATCGTGTGGCCGGATTATTGTTCTACGCGGCGTTAACCGTGGCGATTGTCGCCTTTATCGTTTGGATGATTTTTGGTAACCTTGCGTTAGCTTTATCCATTGCAGTGACTGTCTTAGTCATTGCCTGCCCCCATGCATTAGGTTTAGCGGTACCACTAGTGGTTGCACGGAGTACAGCGATTGCGGCCAGTCATGGATTGTTAATGCGAAATCGGGATGCCATGGAACAAGTGAAAAAATTGAATTATGCGTTAATGGATAAAACGGGGACGTTAACTGCCGGAAACTTCAAGGTGGCTGACTATCAAAGTACCACTGAGTCACTTAAAGCAGATGATGTTTTAGCGATTATGGCGGGGCTGGAAAATGGGTCAAGTCATCCGTTAGCGGTCGGAATTTTGAAAGCAGCTAAAGCGCAGCAATTAACGCCAGCAACAGCGAGTGATGTGCATCAAATTACCGGGGTTGGTCTTAGTGGGACCGTGGCCGAAAAAACGGTTCAAATCGTTTCAGCGGCTTACTTGGATCGCAAAAAATTAGCTTATGATCAAGCGACATTCAATCGGTTAGCCTCGGCCGGAAACTCAGTTAGCTTCTTAATTCAAGCTGACCAAGTCTTAGGTTATGTGGCACAAGGGGATCAGATTAAGCCAGAAGCGAAGAACTTGATTGATAGCTTAATCGCGCAACACATCACACCGGTTATGTTAACTGGGGATAATGAACAAAGTGCGCAAGTGGTCGCTAAACAACTTGGCATTACGACCGTTCATGCGAGTCTATTACCAGAAGATAAGGCGAAATTAGTTAAAAAATATCAAGCCGACGGTAGCCATGTCATGATGATTGGTGATGGGGTTAACGATGCGCCTAGCTTAGCCAGTGCGGATATCGGGGTTGCGATTGGTTCTGGGACGGATGTGGCGATTGATTCGGCAGATATCGTTTTAGTTAAGAGTAATCCCAACGATGTGGTTGAATTCCTCGAACTTGCACGGCAAACAACGCGCAAGATGACGCAGAACCTATGGTGGGGTGCAGGATATAACGTGATTACGATTCCGTTGGCCGCCGGGGTATTAGCACCAATCGGTTTTATCTTAAATCCAATGGTTGGGGCGGTTGTGATGTCACTTAGTACTGTAATCGTGGCGATTAATGCGATGACCTTACGGATTAAAGATTAA
- a CDS encoding CopY/TcrY family copper transport repressor produces the protein MEAQTKIEISDAEWEVMRVTWTLGHVTSSQMAEIMAEKMGWKPATVKTLLGRLIKKGALRAEKNGRAFTYYPTVAEQPSMDEAVETLFGHLCQMRVGQTLTDLVGKLTLSQADITKLQAELARKAATAPVTVDCDCLPGDEATC, from the coding sequence ATGGAAGCACAAACAAAAATTGAAATTAGTGACGCTGAATGGGAAGTAATGCGGGTAACTTGGACGTTGGGTCATGTGACCAGTAGTCAAATGGCCGAAATCATGGCTGAAAAGATGGGCTGGAAGCCGGCTACAGTTAAGACTTTGCTAGGGCGGTTGATTAAAAAGGGTGCCTTACGGGCCGAAAAGAATGGCCGGGCGTTTACGTACTATCCAACGGTTGCAGAACAACCGTCGATGGATGAAGCGGTTGAGACGTTGTTTGGCCACCTTTGTCAGATGCGTGTCGGTCAAACGTTAACTGATCTAGTCGGTAAGTTAACGCTTAGTCAAGCCGATATTACGAAATTACAAGCGGAGTTGGCGCGTAAGGCGGCCACCGCACCAGTCACCGTGGACTGTGATTGTTTGCCTGGTGATGAGGCGACTTGTTAG
- a CDS encoding EAL domain-containing protein has product MYGYEVLLREQQNDTWTLPTNFSEIPLKEQAKLLKQTATALKTSLTNKVIAFNLDHEQVINPLTLGTIVALKKQINPSALTIEFTDAPTLEEVQQYSILLHQNGMQLVLDDVGTGTNTYENIKDMLPYVDQIKFSMQNLRMSGEANKIPELLAFWSKIARDYRLTMILEGVEDQHDQALAAKFGITIHQGYLYGKPTLPA; this is encoded by the coding sequence ATTTATGGTTATGAAGTTTTATTACGGGAACAGCAAAATGATACTTGGACTTTACCCACCAACTTTTCTGAAATTCCATTAAAGGAACAAGCCAAGCTGTTAAAACAAACTGCAACCGCACTTAAAACTTCACTCACTAATAAGGTCATTGCATTTAATCTAGACCACGAACAAGTGATTAACCCTCTAACCTTGGGCACGATTGTTGCATTGAAAAAACAGATTAATCCTTCAGCCTTAACCATCGAATTCACCGATGCGCCAACTCTAGAAGAAGTCCAACAATACAGCATTCTTCTCCATCAAAATGGCATGCAATTAGTCCTAGACGATGTCGGCACCGGCACTAACACCTATGAGAATATCAAAGACATGTTACCTTACGTTGATCAGATTAAATTTTCGATGCAAAACTTGCGTATGAGCGGTGAAGCCAATAAGATACCAGAGCTACTCGCTTTTTGGAGTAAGATTGCTCGTGACTATCGGTTAACCATGATTCTTGAAGGCGTCGAGGATCAACATGACCAGGCCTTAGCTGCTAAGTTTGGCATTACGATTCATCAAGGGTACTTATATGGTAAGCCCACATTGCCAGCTTAA
- a CDS encoding diguanylate cyclase — protein sequence MTLAHWYVPSLITSIFFLLGMITLYWLLADRAIHYFEQRNHTVNQEHVRTVVGIGYMAIFILCLQLLVSHQQNSWVFMNFQLFAVVFVSYFLLLNIKLWQWGLTAVLFMIINGTIFESLSWLYTLILIVFFFIMKLLKRHKQYNHWDFINYLVITMGFAAILWGIVAWRLQLSPKLVGAELGYMLIMLTIVYFYINLLYRDAATLAQLTYSTNFDELTHAKNYFAFRTNFGHDFEDDRTQQRPFTIMLFDIDHFKTINDTYGHLAGDYVLTRLAGLIETYLHELDSDLVLYRTGGEEFTILFNNYPLATTLPQAQTIAELIRTADFNYDHQTIHVSISVGLTQQRVTDDDSTALYKRADTYLYQSKNHGRDQVTAK from the coding sequence ATGACACTTGCGCATTGGTACGTGCCATCACTAATAACCAGTATTTTTTTCTTGCTCGGTATGATTACCTTATATTGGCTACTGGCTGATCGTGCTATCCATTACTTCGAACAACGTAATCATACCGTTAATCAAGAACACGTCCGCACTGTGGTTGGCATAGGTTACATGGCTATTTTTATTTTGTGTTTGCAATTACTCGTTAGTCATCAACAAAATAGCTGGGTTTTCATGAATTTTCAACTCTTTGCAGTCGTCTTCGTCAGTTACTTCTTATTATTAAATATCAAGTTATGGCAATGGGGACTAACGGCCGTTTTGTTCATGATTATTAATGGCACGATTTTTGAATCTTTATCCTGGCTATATACATTAATTTTGATTGTTTTCTTCTTCATCATGAAACTTTTAAAACGACATAAGCAGTACAATCATTGGGATTTTATCAACTACTTAGTCATCACAATGGGATTTGCAGCAATTCTCTGGGGGATTGTCGCTTGGCGGTTACAACTATCGCCTAAGCTAGTTGGCGCTGAATTAGGCTATATGTTAATTATGTTAACTATCGTCTACTTTTATATCAACTTACTTTATCGCGATGCCGCCACGTTGGCCCAACTCACTTACAGTACTAATTTTGATGAATTAACTCATGCTAAAAATTATTTTGCTTTTCGAACTAACTTTGGACATGACTTTGAAGATGACCGTACGCAACAGCGACCATTTACCATTATGCTGTTTGATATTGATCACTTCAAAACCATCAACGATACTTACGGCCATTTGGCTGGTGATTATGTGCTAACCCGATTAGCGGGCCTGATTGAAACTTACTTACATGAACTCGATTCAGACTTAGTCCTCTACCGAACGGGCGGTGAGGAGTTCACGATTCTGTTCAATAACTATCCACTAGCCACGACACTCCCGCAGGCGCAAACCATTGCCGAACTGATTCGTACCGCAGACTTTAATTATGACCATCAAACGATTCATGTTAGTATTTCCGTGGGATTAACACAACAACGGGTGACGGATGATGATAGTACCGCCTTATACAAGCGGGCTGACACCTACCTTTATCAGTCTAAGAATCATGGCCGTGACCAAGTTACTGCCAAATAA
- a CDS encoding Zn-Finger Containing protein has product MKPNSKLFMRLQAFMRGRYGQNDTLNRVLNNTALLLILVGIFTRLTWLTLIALILLVVSYWRLFSKKIYRQVAINRTFQRFWRPLVRPFTRMGYRIKQRWHYRFFHCAQCQQRIRVPRHHGHVRVTCPKCGHQFKART; this is encoded by the coding sequence TTGAAACCAAACTCAAAACTTTTTATGCGGCTACAAGCCTTTATGCGCGGCCGTTATGGTCAAAACGACACGCTTAATCGCGTTTTAAATAACACTGCGTTATTACTTATCTTAGTGGGTATCTTCACCCGTCTAACTTGGTTAACTTTAATCGCCTTAATCCTATTAGTCGTTAGCTATTGGCGCCTTTTTTCTAAAAAAATCTATCGGCAAGTTGCCATTAACCGCACTTTTCAACGTTTCTGGCGACCCTTGGTGCGGCCGTTCACTCGCATGGGTTACCGCATTAAACAGCGGTGGCATTACCGTTTCTTTCATTGTGCGCAATGTCAGCAACGGATTCGGGTCCCACGTCATCACGGCCATGTAAGGGTCACTTGTCCAAAATGTGGGCATCAATTTAAGGCTCGAACTTAA